From the genome of Candidatus Dadabacteria bacterium, one region includes:
- a CDS encoding 3-hydroxyacyl-CoA dehydrogenase NAD-binding domain-containing protein, producing MNTVGIVGAGTMGSGIAELVASAGKTVVLLDIEKDIAEDAVAKIGKSLGRLARRGKIDKEQVTLIVSRIHPTEDYGDFKGADIVIEAASEDMDLKKAVFAKIEENAGEDTIIATNTSTLSVTELAMNTSRPQKVVGMHFFNPAPIMKLVEVINTAKTSPETLEETMEFARSLDKYPIMAKDRAGFVVNRILLPMINEAIFTLDEGIAAAAEIDNAMKLGANHPIGPLALADLIGLDVTLSVLDVLYTEYGDQKFRPAPLLKEMVRAGNLGRKTGKGFFEYGRK from the coding sequence ATAAACACTGTAGGTATCGTGGGGGCTGGCACTATGGGTTCAGGCATAGCCGAGCTTGTCGCCTCAGCGGGAAAAACCGTCGTTCTTTTGGATATTGAAAAGGATATTGCGGAGGATGCGGTCGCAAAAATAGGAAAAAGTCTTGGCAGACTGGCCCGAAGAGGCAAAATTGACAAGGAGCAGGTCACCTTGATCGTCTCAAGGATTCACCCGACCGAAGACTACGGTGATTTCAAGGGTGCGGATATCGTGATTGAGGCCGCAAGCGAGGATATGGATCTTAAAAAGGCGGTTTTTGCCAAGATCGAGGAGAACGCCGGAGAAGACACCATTATTGCCACTAACACATCAACTCTCTCGGTTACGGAGCTTGCCATGAACACCTCTAGGCCCCAAAAAGTTGTCGGAATGCACTTTTTTAACCCCGCACCGATAATGAAACTGGTTGAAGTGATCAATACTGCCAAAACATCGCCTGAGACCCTTGAGGAGACGATGGAATTTGCGCGGAGTCTTGATAAGTATCCGATTATGGCAAAAGACAGAGCTGGATTCGTTGTAAACAGGATTCTGCTGCCGATGATAAACGAAGCGATTTTCACCCTTGATGAGGGCATTGCCGCGGCGGCAGAGATTGATAACGCCATGAAACTCGGGGCAAATCATCCCATAGGGCCGCTTGCGCTTGCGGACCTTATAGGGCTTGACGTCACCCTGAGCGTACTTGACGTTCTCTACACGGAATATGGAGACCAGAAGTTCAGACCCGCTCCCCTGCTTAAGGAAATGGTGAGGGCGGGGAATCTGGGGAGAAAGACAGGAAAAGGCTTTTTTGAATACGGCAGAAAGTAA